One Brachyspira hampsonii genomic window, ATTTATATGTTTATAATACTATTAATATATTTTTTTGTCAAAGTGTAAAATCTCTATTTAAAATAGGATAGAAGTTATTGAAATTTTTAATATATTTTCTTATGTAATTTAAATTTAATTCCCCTGTACTTTCTAATGCCTTTTTCTCCATTTTAGACATTCTTTTAACATCATTATTCTTTCCTAATTTTTTATATATTCTTTTCAATATCATTATAATATATATATTATGAGAATAATTTTCTATATTTTCAAATAATGTTAAAGAAGTAACTAAATCAAATCCTTCTATATTATTCAATGCAAAATATGAATATAATAATGCTACATAATCATGAGAATTATTTCCCAAATCATCAACAGTTTTTCTTATTATATCATAAGCCATTTTCTCATTTTTTTCTACTCCTATTCCCTTATAATAACAATGTGCTATAAACCCATTAGAGCAAGAACATTTAGAATTACTATTTTTGCATATTGTCATAGCTTTATTATACATTTCAAAAGCTTTAGAATCATTTTGCTCTATTCCTCGTCCTAATTCATACGCTTTTCCTACAACAGTTAAAGCACATTCCAAAGTATTATCTATATCAAATGCTATATTCGCCATAGAAATAGCTAATTCCGGATAGGGAGTAATAATATCACCATAAAATAATTCTTTAGCATATATATGATATGATATAGCATCATTTAATTCCAAAGCTTTTTTTAACATATATATGCCTTCATTAATATATTCATTAGGCATATTATAAAGCATTATCTTTGCTATAGATCTGTATATAGTAGCTTTATCAAGATTACTATTTAAACATAACTTAAAATTATCTAGTATTAATTTATAATCATTAGAGCCTATCATTTGCAAAGAATGAGCATATATAAATCTTATATAATATATCTCATCATCATTATCATTCACATATTCAAAAAACTCTTTACATAATTGAGCTGCTGCCTCATAATTTTTTATTTCATAATTTGAAAATATAGATAGATAATATGTAGAGTATTTATATTCTATTTTATCTATATGAGATAAGTATTTTAAAGCCTCTTTATAGTCATCATCATTTTTAGCATAATTATGATATAATTCTGCAATTTTTTCATAAATCCATGCTTCTTTATTTTCATTGAGTATTTTTTTAAACTCTGCTATAGCCTTTTTTATTTCACCCTGATAAGCATATAAATTTCCTCTATAGTATCTGTACTGAAGACTATTTATCCCTATTACATCTATCACTTTATCTAATAAATAAAAAACTTCTGCTAAATCTTTTCCTTCTTCCTGACTATCCGGATAATTTTTATCATCATTTTCTATAATTAAATCATGCAGTGCCTGAATTTTACCAAGTAAAGCATCTAATCTATATTTATTATTATGTTTTAAAAGTTCATTATAATTTTCTATCGCTTTTCTATAATTTTCTTTATTAAAATACCATTCTGCTCTTTCATATATAGCATTAAAATTATCAGCATTTAAT contains:
- a CDS encoding tetratricopeptide repeat protein, which gives rise to MSSLDDISKYIDDGDYRKAIEELDIIISREPDNARAFYMRGKSAFIELQNEEFDRNKYDARRALIYSTIEYDLNKSIDIDPNITDAYRGLMYLNRDLKNIDKEREYAQILFEKDNNAYDALLILASSYLNNGENEADFYQAIGYYDDFIRKVKPEKSKVARFERGLCYYNLNILTKADIEANKLIYDFPFYDDAYFLKGIILAKNGIKSEFYDDAIFFLDRAIELNADNFNAIYERAEWYFNKENYRKAIENYNELLKHNNKYRLDALLGKIQALHDLIIENDDKNYPDSQEEGKDLAEVFYLLDKVIDVIGINSLQYRYYRGNLYAYQGEIKKAIAEFKKILNENKEAWIYEKIAELYHNYAKNDDDYKEALKYLSHIDKIEYKYSTYYLSIFSNYEIKNYEAAAQLCKEFFEYVNDNDDEIYYIRFIYAHSLQMIGSNDYKLILDNFKLCLNSNLDKATIYRSIAKIMLYNMPNEYINEGIYMLKKALELNDAISYHIYAKELFYGDIITPYPELAISMANIAFDIDNTLECALTVVGKAYELGRGIEQNDSKAFEMYNKAMTICKNSNSKCSCSNGFIAHCYYKGIGVEKNEKMAYDIIRKTVDDLGNNSHDYVALLYSYFALNNIEGFDLVTSLTLFENIENYSHNIYIIMILKRIYKKLGKNNDVKRMSKMEKKALESTGELNLNYIRKYIKNFNNFYPILNRDFTL